A section of the Ensifer adhaerens genome encodes:
- a CDS encoding ABC transporter permease, giving the protein MDMISVALGRLSQAFLLLIAMSLIGFIGIHTVGNPVFNVVNIETATPEDIQAATIALGLDQPIWRQYLVFIGNVVSGNFGTSYIYHQPAFTLVMSKLPATLELASIAMLIAAPLGTGLGLLAGRRSGTLFDRTLLNVSVSALSIPSFWLAMMLILVGAILTGWFPSGGRGATVRILGEDWSWLTANGLWHLVLPALALAIPNIALIARLSRSGTIEVESQDFTRFCRAKGLSSRRILMRHTLPNISVPIVTIIGLQFGGMLAFAVVVESIFSWPGVGKLLIDSIQLLDRPVVMVTLTFIAVAFVVLNALVDLFYAVLDPRVRLSS; this is encoded by the coding sequence ATGGATATGATCTCGGTCGCACTCGGAAGGCTGTCACAGGCCTTCCTGCTGCTCATCGCCATGTCGTTGATCGGCTTTATCGGCATCCACACCGTCGGCAATCCGGTCTTCAACGTCGTCAACATCGAAACCGCCACGCCCGAGGACATTCAGGCGGCAACCATCGCGCTCGGTCTCGACCAGCCGATCTGGCGGCAGTACCTGGTGTTCATCGGCAATGTCGTCAGCGGCAACTTCGGCACCTCCTACATCTACCATCAGCCGGCCTTTACGCTGGTGATGAGCAAACTGCCGGCGACACTTGAGCTGGCCTCGATCGCCATGCTGATCGCAGCCCCGCTCGGTACCGGGCTCGGTCTTCTCGCCGGTCGCCGCAGCGGCACGCTGTTCGACCGGACGCTGCTGAACGTTAGCGTCTCGGCGCTCAGCATTCCCTCATTCTGGCTGGCAATGATGCTGATCCTCGTCGGCGCCATCCTCACCGGCTGGTTTCCCTCCGGTGGCCGGGGGGCAACGGTGCGTATCCTCGGTGAGGACTGGAGCTGGCTCACCGCCAACGGATTGTGGCACCTGGTGCTGCCGGCACTGGCGCTCGCCATTCCCAACATCGCGTTGATCGCGCGGCTGTCGCGCTCCGGCACGATAGAGGTCGAGAGCCAGGACTTCACTCGCTTCTGCCGCGCCAAGGGGCTGTCGTCACGACGGATCCTGATGCGCCACACGCTGCCGAACATCAGCGTGCCGATCGTGACGATCATCGGCCTGCAGTTCGGCGGCATGCTCGCCTTTGCCGTGGTGGTGGAATCGATCTTCTCGTGGCCGGGCGTCGGCAAGCTTCTGATCGACTCCATCCAGCTGCTCGACCGCCCGGTGGTGATGGTGACGCTCACCTTCATCGCCGTCGCCTTCGTCGTGCTCAACGCCCTCGTCGATCTTTTCTATGCCGTGCTCGATCCGCGCGTGCGCCTGTCTTCCTGA